A single region of the Brassica rapa cultivar Chiifu-401-42 chromosome A03, CAAS_Brap_v3.01, whole genome shotgun sequence genome encodes:
- the LOC103833831 gene encoding pumilio homolog 18: MVMSDNSPFSMSTMFNALQQIHLSNTRLKRLFNLMTSCEGVGQFKDLISTFDQSQLQMMASLLTSDSEYFMEVVRNKYGSRRVQKLLGVSVDVDALFYDAILQRFFDIMTDKYASYVAIRAVVVFDQVKKHVMYKHVLHYALDIARYQYGCVALNEVIIDADDPLYRNRLLDVVARNALFLSNDLWGNFVVQHVLKLYDLRCTHNVAVSLRGHCVDLSFKKYGSYIVEKLLEAEVSMGMVVVELLKCDRDRLMRLARSEIGNFVVLKALEVTQKMNRVDLFRDLVQKLMPLRHLLLRSHGSNIANILESCSIANRCSN; this comes from the coding sequence ATGGTAATGTCCGATAATAGTCCGTTCTCCATGTCGACCATGTTCAATGCTTTACAACAAATCCACCTCTCAAATACGCGCTTAAAACGGCTCTTTAACCTAATGACTAGTTGTGAAGGCGTGGGACAGTTTAAGGATCTGATCTCAACGTTTGACCAAAGCCAGCTTCAGATGATGGCGTCGTTGCTGACGTCAGACTCCGAGTACTTCATGGAGGTCGTCAGAAACAAGTACGGGTCGAGACGCGTGCAGAAGCTCCTCGGAGTATCAGTTGACGTGGACGCGTTATTCTACGATGCTATCTTGCAACGCTTCTTCGACATCATGACCGACAAGTACGCATCCTACGTAGCGATTCGAGCTGTGGTCGTTTTCGACCAGGTGAAGAAACATGTGATGTACAAGCACGTTCTCCACTACGCGCTCGACATAGCGCGTTACCAATACGGCTGTGTCGCGCTCAACGAGGTTATAATCGACGCGGATGATCCTTTATACAGGAACCGGTTACTAGACGTAGTCGCGCGCAACGCTCTCTTCCTAAGCAACGATCTTTGGGGGAACTTTGTGGTCCAACACGTGCTTAAACTGTATGACTTGCGTTGCACGCACAACGTGGCGGTAAGTCTTCGTGGCCACTGCGTTGATCTGTCGTTTAAGAAGTATGGAAGCTACATCGTGGAGAAGCTCTTGGAGGCTGAGGTGTCGATGGGTATGGTGGTTGTGGAGCTTTTGAAGTGCGATAGAGATAGGTTGATGAGGCTGGCGAGGAGTGAGATTGGGAATTTCGTGGTGCTCAAGGCACTGGAAGTCACGCAAAAGATGAATAGGGTTGATTTGTTTAGGGATCTGGTGCAGAAGCTGATGCCTCTTCGCCACCTTTTGCTTAGGTCTCACGGAAGCAACATTGCAAACATCTTGGAGTCATGTTCCATAGCTAATAGGTGTTCAAATTAA